GCCGCGCGCATCCAGAAGTTCACGCTGGGCGGGCAGTTCGTCTGGAAGGCCGGCACGCTGGGCGCCGAGCCCGGCCAGTTGAACGCGCCTGGCGGCATCGTCGTCTACAACAACCTGCTGTACGTGGCCGATGCGCGCAACCGCCGCGTGTCGCTCTTCCGGGCCGACAGCGGGGCGTTTGTCCGCACGATCGGCGTCGGCGGCTCGGACTTCGACCAGTTGCAGTCGCCGTCGGCGGTCGCGCTCGATGCGGAGGGCAAGCTGTTCGTCGCCGACCGCAGCAATTTCCGCGTGCAGGTGTACGACCGCGAGGAGAAGCCGCTGCGCATGAGCGGCAGCGGCGGCGGCAAAGAGGGGCAGTTCGGTGAGCTGGGCTCGAACGGCGTCGCTATCAGCGCGGCCAACACGCTCTACGCCACCGATACGGCCAACGACCGCATCATGACGTTCGAATTCAGCGGCAAATACCTGTCGATCTTCGGCGGCGCCGGCAACACGCCGGGCAAGCTGCGCCGCCCGCTTGGGCTCACGATCGACAAGCAGGGCCGCCTGGTCGTGGCCGACACCGGCAACCAGCGCCTGTCGATCTTCGGGGCCGACGGCTCGTTCATCGCCGTGCGCCAGTCGCCCGAGCTGGAAGAACCGATGTATGTGGCTACCGGGCCGGACGGCGCGCTCTATGTCACCGATTCCAAGCGCGCGCGGGTGGTCATACTGGCGCCGTAGACTTCAGGCGGCCGCAGCTATCGAGTAAAAAGAATGAGCCGGAGCATTTCTGCTCCGGCTCATGGTATTTACGGTTGTGGGCTACTTCAACTGCGAGGTGCAGTTCGGGCAGCGGGTCGCCTTAATGCTGATCGCGCTGAAGCAGTACGGGCATGGCTTGGTGTCCGGCGCGGCCGGAGGCGGCGCGCCCTTCAACCGGTTCGCCTGCTGGACGATCAGGAAGATGACGAACGCGACAATCGCGAAATTGATGATCGCCTGAATGAACGAGCCGTAGGCGAACGCCACCGCGCCCGCCTTACGCGCCTCTTCCAGGGTGGCCGGCACTCCCGCGCCGGCCGGCGTGCGCAGGACGATGAAGTTGTTGGTGAAATCGATGCCGCCGGTGATGAGACTGATGAGCGGCATCAAGATGTCTTGCACCAGTGATGTGACAATCGCCGTAAACGCCGCGCCGATGATCACACCGACGGCGAGGTCGAGCACGCTGCCGCGCGCGATGAACTTCTTAAACTCGTCCAGCATAGTAGCCTCCGTGCGAAGGATTTGGGCGGGCGGGTGGGCCGCCTCGTCTGCCAGATTATAGATGCTCCGGGTCGCGCGTCAAGCGTCGGGCGCGCGCAGCAGCAGCAGCGAACCGGCGTAACCGGTGAGCACCTTGGGCGCAATGCTGGCCGACCAGAACGCGTTCAGCCCCATCCGCCCGTGCGTAGCCATTACGATCAGATCGGCGTGCACGCGCTCGGCCGCGGCGATGATGCCTTTGGCCGGATCGCCGCGCGCCACTTCAATCGTCGCGCTCGCCGGCAGGGTCGCGCGCACTTTCTGCAGATAATCGGCGCTGCCCTGCTGCGCGAATTCGAGCATGGCGCGCATCGCGTTGGGCATGATCGCACCGGTGCTGGCCTCCGGGCCGGAGAGTGTCTCCGAGGTCGGCACCACCGCGATGAGATGGATCGCCGCGCCAAACGCGCGCGCCAGGGCGGCCGCCACCGGCACGGCCGTCTCGTGCACGGCTTCGCCGTCCAGCGGCAGGACGATCTGCGCCAGCGCCCTCGGCGCGGCGCCGTTCTTGCGCGCGCGCGACAGCAGCACCGGCACGCGCCCTTCGCGCACGACGTGCTGCGCAATGCTGCCGAGCAGCTTTTCGCGCAGGACGACGCCGCTGCCGTGTGTGCTCAACACGATCAGGTCGGCGCCCAGCTCCAGCGCCTGGTCGACGATCATCGCGGCGACGCCCTGGTCGCCGGCTTCGTGCACGTGCCAAGCGGTCGCGCGCGCGGGCAGCGGCCAGCGGCCCGCCAGTTCGCGCAGGTAGGCCTCGGCCTCGCCGGTCGCCGTCAGGTGCCGATCGCCGTGGATCGTCGCCGGCGGGTTCTTCTCGGTGATGTGCAGGAGTGTCAGGCGGGCGTTCAGGCGCGCGGCCAGGAACTGGGCGTCGGCCAGGACCGCCTCGGCCAGTGTCGAGCCGTCCAGCGGCACCAGCAGATGGGTAAACATCAGGCACCTCCCAGCAACTGCATGATCGGTTCCGACAGCGTCTGGTACAGCAGGTACATGTTGAGCGCCACGATCAGCGCGGCGACGACGATGGCGAGGGCGGTCGTGGAACGCTTGTTGACCAGCACGCCCATCAGGTCGCTGCGGCGCGTGAACATGATCAGCGGGATGACGGCAAACGGCAGGCCGAAGCTCAATATGACCTGGCTGAATACGAGCGTCTGTGTCGGGTCGGTGCCGATCGCAATGACGATCAGCGCGGGCGCCATCGTCACCAGACGCCGCAGCCAGACGGGGATCTGGCGGTGCATGAAGCCCTGCATGATGACCTGCCCGGCCATCGTGCCGACCGTGGACGACGACAGGCCGGAGGCCAGCAGCGAAATGGCAAACACCCAACTGGCTGCCGAGCCGAGCAGGGGCGTCAGCGTCCGGTAGGCCTCCTCGATCGTGCCGATCTCGGTCAGCCCGCTGCGGTTGAACGTCGAAGCGGCCATGATCAACATCGCCGCGTTGATCAGTCCGGCCACGCCCATGGCGATCAACACGTCGATCGTCTCGTAGCGGAACAGGCGGCGCAGCTTATCGGGGTCGCGCGTCACGATGCGCTTCTGCGTCAGCGCCGAGTGCAGGAAGATGACGTGCGGCATGACGGTCGCGCCGAGGATGCCGGTGGCGATCAGCACGCTCTGGGCGTCGGCGAACTGCGGCACGACGGCATGGAATAGCACCTGGCCCACGTCGGGCCGGTCGAGGATGGTCTCCAGCAGGTAGGCCACGGCGATGACGCCGACGAGCACGGTGATGACGGCTTCAAGCGGGCGGAAGCCGCGCCGCTCGAGCGCCAGGATCACGAACGTGGCGACGCCGGTGAGCAGACCGGCGGCCAGCAGCGGTATGCCGAACAGCAGGTTGAAGCCCAGCGCGGCGCCGAGGAACTCGGCGAGGTCGGTGGCCATCGCGACGACTTCCATCAGCACCCACATCGAAACAACCACGGGGCGCGGGAACTGCTCGCGGCACATCTCGGCCAGGTTGCGGCCGCTGGCAATGCCGAGCTTGGCCGCCAGCGACTGCACGAGCATCGCCATCAAGTTACTGGCGACGATGACCCACAATAGCATGTAGCCGTAGCGCGCGCCGCCCTGGATATTCGTCGCAAAGTTGCCGGGGTCGATATAGGCGACGCAGGCGACGAAGGCGGGCCCCAGGAACGGCAGCAGCCGCGCCAGTCCGCCTTTCTTGCCCTGGCCTTCCAATATATCGTGCGCGTCCGAAACGGTGCGCACGTCTCCGGATCGGATTGGCCCGTCGAGTTCCGGGCTGCGGGGGGATGGCATTTTCATTTCCTCATGTCGAAGACACAGTCACCTATTTCGGCGTCGTCACGTAAACGATCTGCGCGAGCTCCGTGCCGATGCTGATTTCCCGGTCGCCGAGCCGCAGTCGAATCGGGCCGTTGAACGGCGTGCGCTCGACAACGATGAAGGTCGCGTCGGGCCGGAGCCCCAGACTGCCCAGATAGCGCAGTCGCTCCGCGCTGTGGTCGCTGACCCGGCATACGACCCCCGCCTGGCCCGCGGCAGGCATTTCGGCCAGGCTCTGATGGTGTACGTCCACGATGCGCCCTTCGCGGGAGGGGATCGGGTCTCCGTGGGGGTCGCGGGTCGGATTGCCGAGCGTTTCCGCAATGCGCGTCTCGAACGCTTCCGAGATATGATGCTCCAGCCGCTCCGCCTCGTCGTGCACCTGATCCCAGGGGAAGCCCAGCGCCTCCGACAAATACAATTCGATCAGGCGATGATGGCGAATGACTTCGAGCGCCACTTTGCGGCCGGCCGGCGTCAGTTCGACGCCGTAATACGGTGTATGGCGCGCCAGTTTCAACTCGGCCATCTTTTTCATCATGCTGGTGGCCGAGGCGGCCGAGACACCCAGTGCATCGGCCAGTGCCGTCGTCGTCACTTCCCGGTCCGCCACGCTCAGTTTGTACGCGACTTTCAGGTAGTCCTGCATGTGCTCGCTAATCATGTGCCCCTATTCATCTAAAAAATAATTTAGATATGGCTAAATTATATGAAAATGCTGCGGGCTGTCAAATAACGAATGCAGGGGCAAGGCGTTCCCGGATATCCTGCCGTCGCGACGACGGCGGCGGACGTGGTGGAGCAGGCGCACAGCGCACCCCGCCGCAAGAAACGCACGGCTCGAGAGCCGTAGTCAATCGATTGGAAGGCAACCCGGATTTGAAAACAGCCCTGATTTGCGCCCCCGGCCGCGCAATGCTATAATTTCTTCTGTATCAATTCGGGCGCGTAGTCTCAGTTGGTTAGAGCGCACGGTTCACATCCGTGAGGTCGAAGGTTCAAGTCCTTCCGCGCCCACTAGCCGGGTGGCAGGTCACCCGCTCCATAAGATGAAAAACACCCATCGTGCGCATGATGGGTGTTTTGCTATCTGCACTCCGAAAGCCCTCGCGATGGGCGCAGCGATCGCGTCATTGGTGTCTCTGATTAGAGATTGTCCACCCCATTGCCCCATCGCAGGTTCAAGACCTCACGGGCTTTCAAGACCCGTGAGGTCCGACAGATATGGGTAATCGCTGTGTCTCTGAGCAATACTGTGCGCATGGGGCGTTATACTGTTTTGTGATGAGTATGTCCCCAATCAGCTTTTCCCCTTCTCCCCCGCACGCAGGGGAGAAGGGGCCAGGAGATGAGGGGGTGACAACCGCACTTGCCCCCAGCATTGGGACATGATCAAACTAAAACGGTATTACCAGTGCGGATTCAGCGTCACTTAACAGATTGAGCCTGCGAGTGTGGAGCGCATCGAAGATAGCCGCTCACGGCGAAATTGATGTATGATATGCCATCACGAATTGCGATGTGATGACTGTGCTAACCGCTGACGACACGTCTGGTGTGATTCTATGAGCGCTTCCGCATCCAACGCCGCCACCGTGGCTGCCTCCCGGCGCGAGCCGATTGCCCGCACCGCCCGGCGCGAGCGCCTGTTCACGCTGATTCGCTTCGGTGCGCTGGCGCTGCTTGGGGTGCTCGGCACGCTCATGCCGGACCAGCCCGGGGACGTGCTCGCCTCGCTGTGGACGATCGTGGCGCTCGGCGCGCTCCTCAACAGTGCCTTCTGGCTTTTCCTGCGCGTGCAGGCGGCCAGCGCTCGCTGGATTCCGTCGCTGGCTTCGGCCATTGACATGGTCGGGCTGGTCACGTTTATCAGCCTGACCGGCGGGCCGCGCTCGTCGTTGTGGCTGTTCGCCTTCGTCGTCATCGCCGCCGTCGCGCTGCGACATGGCACGCTGGGCGGCGTGGTGGCGGCGGTCTTCTTTTCGCTGGCCAGCATTAGCCTCAGCCTGTTCGCGGGACTGCGCCCGCTCGATGCACTTTACGGCGCGGCCGTTACCGGGCTGGCGTACGCGGGCGTCGCGCTGACGGTGGGCTGGCTCATCCGGGAAGAGCGCGCAGCGGTGCGCAGCGAGCACGAGCAGACGCAACTGGATTTGCAGCGCGGCCAGGCGGATGTCAAGACGTTTGTGCAGATGGCCGACACGCTGTCGCGCAATACCAACTACCAGGAAACGCTGCAGCAGATGCTCGAGCTGAGCATCCGCGGGCTGCGCTCGCGCGGCCGCCACGACGACCCGGCGGCCGGTCTGATCTTGCTCTTTGCGACCGGTCCGGTCGAGACGCTGTACGTGGCGGTGGCCAGCGACCTGCCGCCGGAAGATGCGCAGGCACGCCTGTCGCCGATCAGCGGAGCGGTGAAGACCGCGCTCGATGACGTCGAGGCGCAGTTCGTCACCGATGCGCGCAAGGATCCGCTGCTGTGCCAGTTCCGCATGACGGCCACCGCGCCGGCCGCCGTGGTCATGCCGCTGCGCGCCGGGCTGGCGCTGTACGGCGCGGCCGTCTTCTTCGGGCGGCCGGAAATGTTCGACGTGTTTGGCCTGCGCGCGGAACTGATCGACGTGTATACCGGCCAGGCCGCGGTGGCAGTGCAGAACGCGCAGTTGTACGAGCAGGTACGGCAGGAGCGCGACCGCTTCATCGACAGCGAGGAAAAGACGCGCCACGAGCTGGCGCGCGACCTGCACGACGGCCCCGTCAACCAGGTGGCGTCGCTGACCATGGGCATCGACTTTGCACGCCGATTGATGGACCGCGACCTGGAGCGCGCCAAGGAAGAACTGGACGGCATGCACCGCCTGGCGGCCAAGATCGCGCGCGACATGCGGTTGACCATGTACCGTCTGCGGCCGCTGGCGCTGGAGCAGGCCGGCTTGACGCAGGCGCTGGAGCAATACCTGGCGCGCCTGCGCGCCGAGCGCGCGGAGCCGGAGTTTGTGCTAAGCGTCGACAAATCCGCGACCTTCGAAGCGCGCCTGCCGGCCAACGCGGCGATGATGGTGTTCGATATCATGACCGAGGCCGTCAATAACGCCGTCAAGCACGCGAACGCCGGCCAGGTGCAGGTCGAACTGCGCGAGGCGGGCGGTTACCTGGTCGCATCGACGCGCGACGACGGTCGTGGCTTCGATGTGGCCAAGGTGACCGCGGGCTACGCCGATCGCGGCTCGCTCGGCCTGCTGAACATCCGCGAGCGCGCCGAGTTGGCGCACGGCGATGCGGTGATCGAATCCACGCCCGGCCAGGGCACCATCATCACGGTTCGGGTGCCGCTCGATCCCGCCGCATGATGCCGCCGCTACCGGCCTGGGCCGCGGCATCCCTCGCTGCGCACACGCTGGCCGCCGCGCTCAACGCTCTGCTGGCGAATCGCGTGCCGGATGCATGGCGCCGCCTGTCCGGCGTCTCTTGGATTGCGCGCGCGCTGTACTTCGTAGGTATTCCCTATCTGGCACTGATCGGCGGCGTGGTGACGCCGGCGCAACTGGCGCTGGCACGGCCCGCGACGGCTCAGGCCGGCGCGGCGCTGCCGGCGCTGGCCGCGTGGCTGCTGGCCGGCGCCATGCTGATCGGGCTGTACGGACTGGTCGTGCGGCGCTTCTACCCGGCGGACGTGCGACCGGCGGTGCGCCGCCGCGCCCAACTGGCGCGACCGTGGGGCTTTGCATTCATCGGACTGGATACGCTGTACCTGCAGGCGCACTGGGCGTTCTACCGCGCAGCCGCGGCCGCGGCACTGGACGTGAACGGGCGCGACGCCGCAGTGCTCGCCGGGCTGGCGCTGGTCGGAACCGAATGGCTGCTTGATCCGGCGTGGTGGCGCGACATGGCGCGCGCCGGGCTGTGGGAAGATCGGGTGCTGGTCGGCGCGCTGGCTGTGGCCAGTGCAACCCTGTACATGGTGACTGCCAACTTCTTTATCAGCCTGGCCGCCCACGCGCTGCTTTGGCTGGCGTGGCTCGGCCTATGGGTCTGGTTGTACCGCCCGCCGCGCGCGGGCACGACGACCACCCAACCGCCGGAGGCCACAGCATGACGCGCATGCCCGGTGCGCGCCGGGCGCTTGGGTTGTCCACGCTGATGGTAGTGCTGGCCGCCTGCGCGCCGGACACCGCGCCCCCGCCGGCCACACGCATCCCGCTGACAGTGGAGGCGCCGACGCGCCTGCCGCCGGAGCGTCGCGGCTCGGGCGTCATCTTCATCGATATGCCGGGCGCGCGCGCCGATCTGGCCGAGCGCTACATGGCCGATGGCGGCATGCCGGCGCTGGCGCGCATGGCGGCCGCGGGCGCAATGGCCGAGTACCTGCAACCATCTGAGCCCGCACTCGATGCGCCCGCGCAGGCCACGCTGCTCACCGCCGCATCACCGCGCCGCACCGGCATCTTTGCCGATGCCTTCCGCCCGGTCGGACAACCGGTCGGCCAGAGCGCCTCAGGCGCAGATCTGTCGCCCGACGTGGAGCCGGTCTGGCGCAGCGCGATGCGCACCGGCGCGCGCGCGGCAGTCGTCGGCTTTCCGGCCGCCATGCTCGATGCGCCGGCCATGCGCGCCGATCTGGTGGTAAGCGCGGGCGCGGCTGTCGCGCCGTCGGCGCAGCACGTCTTGAAATTCGCCGAAGCGAAAGACTGGAAGGGTGTGCCGCCTTCGTTCAGCCCGCCGCGCGAGGCGCGCCTGCTGATCGCGCAGGGGCGGGAGCCGCCGGCCGAGTTCTTTGCGCTGGCGATCGACACGACGGCAGATAGCAAGGAGAACTACGACACCTGGCTGATCTGCCGCCGCAAAGCCGTGGACGACGGCGCGGTCCGCCTGAAGGTGGGCGCCTGGGCGACGGTGGTGGTCGACAGCATGTTGCAGACGGCTGCCTCCTTCAAGGTGACTGACGCCAACCCGGCCAACTTCATTGTCTTCCAGTCGGCGCTGACGATCAATCAGGCGGCGCCAGTCGCGCTGGCACGCGAGGTGACGGCCCGCTTCGGCACGGCGCCGGCCGCGCCCGACGCCGATGCGCTGGCGCGCAACTGGATCGACGAGGGCACCTACCTGCAGATGAGCGAGCGGCAGTCCGAGTGGCTCGGCGCGGTCGCGCAGTACATTGGCCGCCAGTATGCGCCGGACCTGCTGGTCATGCGAGTGACCGCCGCGCAGGATGCCGGGCGCATGCTGCTGCTCACGCAGCCGCGGCAGCCGCGCTTTGCGGAAAAGGGCGCGTTCTACGCCGGGGCGCTGCGCCACGGCTACGAGATCGCCGATAGCGTCGTCGGCGGCCTGCGAGATGCAGCCGATTTGAGCCGCGATGCGCTGATTGTGGCGTCGCCATGCGGGCTGGCGCCCGCGCACACGCAGGTCAATCTCAACCGGCTCTTTATCGACCGCGGCTGGCTGGCCCTGCAGCGCGCAACGCCGCCCGCCATCGCCACGGGCGCGCTCGATCTGGCCCGGACCAAGGCGTTTGCCGAGGTGAACGGCGCGCTCGCGCATATCTACCTGAATCTGAAAGGCCGCGATCCAGGCGGCAGCGTCGAGGCGGGCGATGTGGAGAAGCTGACGGGCGACATCGTGTCGGCGCTGCGCGATCTGCGCGACCCGCTGGACAACGCGCCGGTGTTTGCGCGCGTGCTGCGCAAGACCGAGTTGGCCAGCGTGCCGGGCTGGCAGAACGACCAGGCGGGCGACATTGTGGCGCAGGCGCGCCCCGGCTACGCGTTGGGCGGTGCGCGCGACCGCAGCGCCGCCTTCGAGCCGGCGCCGGTGCTCGGCATCGCCGGTTATGCGGCCGACACGCTGGACATGCGCGGCTTGCTGGCCGCACAGGGCGCTGGCATACGCCCCGCCGGGCGCGTGCCCGCCGCGCGCGTGATCGATGTGGCGCCAACGCTGGCATCCCTGTTGCGCTTCCCCGCACCGCCCTTTGCCGAGGGCAAGCCGCTCGACTCGCTGTTGAAACCGCCGTAAACCCGCACAGCATCATAGCCCCATCCCCCCGACGAGGTCTGCTTGCATGAAATCGTTCACGCTCCGCGACCGGATCCGCTACCGATTCGACAATCTGTTCGCGCGCGGCACCGTCGCGCTGATCGTCGCGCTGGCGGCCGCCACCGCGCTGCTGATCTTCATCGTCTCGCTGATCGTCGTCATCAGCGGCGTTGGCGCCACGGATGACTCGGCCGGGCCGGATCTGTTCGAGATGATGTGGCGCAGCCTGCTGCGCACGCTCGACCCCGGCACGATGGGCGGCGATAGCGGCAGCCCCGGCTTCCTGGGGGCCAGCCTGATTGTCACGCTCGTCGGCATCTTTATCACGAGCATTCTGATCGGTATCGTGACCAGCGGCATCGAACGGCAGTTGGACGGTTTGCGGCGCGGCCGCTCGCTGGTCGTCGAGCGTGATCACGTTGTCATCCTGGGCTGGTCGCCGCAGATCTTCTCGATCATTGACGAATTGATGGAGGCGAACGCCAGCCGGCGCGATGCCTGCATCGTCGTGATGACCGACATGGAAAAACCTGAAATGGAGGAGCAGATCGCCGCGCGGGTGCGCTCGCGCGGGCACACGCGCGTCGTCTGCCGCACCGGCAACCCGCTCGACGTGACCGATCTCGACATCGTCAATCCAAACGCGGCGCGCGCGATCCTGATTCTGTCGCCGGAAAACGGCCATCCCGATCTGCACATCATCAAGTCGCTGCTGGCCGTCGTCAGCCGCGGCGGCGAGCGCTCCGCCGATTGGCACATCGTCACGCAGGTGAGCGATGCGCGTAATCTCGACGTGACGCGCATGGTGAGCGACGGGCGCGCGCAACTGGTGCTCGAAGGCGACCTGATCTCGCGCATCATGGTGCAGACGAGCCGGCAGGCCGGCCTGTCGGCGGTGTACAGCGAACTGTTGAGCTTTGAGGGCAACGAGATCTATTTCCGCGCCGAGCCTGCGCTGGCGGGTTGCGCATACCGCGACGCGCAGCTGAGGTACGCCGATGCCTCCATCGTCGGCGTGGCGCGCGCGGGCGGGCCGGCACTGCTCAACCCGGCGCCGGATACGCGCATCGAAGCGGGCGACCGCCTGATCATGATCGCCGCCGACGACAGCCTGATTGCGCTCAACACGGCGGGACCGGCCGCGGTGGACCCGGCCGCGCTGGCGACGCGCCAGCCGCGCGCGCCGGAGGCGGAACATACGCTGATTCTCGGCTGGAACCATCGCGGCGCCGGCATCATTCGCCAGCTCGACCAGTATGCGCAGTCGGACTCGCTCATTCTGGTCGTGGCCGACGACCCGGACGCGCAAACCGCGATCGCGCGCGATTGCGCCGATCTCAAGCGCCAGACCGTCACGTTCCAGCCGGGCCAGACAACCGACCGCCGCGTGCTCGACGCGCTCGATATCGCCTCGTTCTCGCATGTGATGGTGCTGAGCTACTCCGACGCTCTGCCGACGCAGGAAGCCGACGCGCAGACGCTGGTCACCCTGCTGCACCTGCGCGATATTCGCGAGCGCGGCGGC
This DNA window, taken from Chloroflexota bacterium, encodes the following:
- a CDS encoding NHL repeat-containing protein, with the protein product MRFARPLRLLALLAAALMLFACDSAPSGTPTAAGVPPTSAPTLAPATETPTAVPVAATAPATAPTAAPPTRAPTTVLPASTSAFTTVATTVPPTPARPLTIGGPGIGDGQFSKPSGIAVTADAVYVADSDAARIQKFTLGGQFVWKAGTLGAEPGQLNAPGGIVVYNNLLYVADARNRRVSLFRADSGAFVRTIGVGGSDFDQLQSPSAVALDAEGKLFVADRSNFRVQVYDREEKPLRMSGSGGGKEGQFGELGSNGVAISAANTLYATDTANDRIMTFEFSGKYLSIFGGAGNTPGKLRRPLGLTIDKQGRLVVADTGNQRLSIFGADGSFIAVRQSPELEEPMYVATGPDGALYVTDSKRARVVILAP
- the mscL gene encoding large conductance mechanosensitive channel protein MscL gives rise to the protein MLDEFKKFIARGSVLDLAVGVIIGAAFTAIVTSLVQDILMPLISLITGGIDFTNNFIVLRTPAGAGVPATLEEARKAGAVAFAYGSFIQAIINFAIVAFVIFLIVQQANRLKGAPPPAAPDTKPCPYCFSAISIKATRCPNCTSQLK
- a CDS encoding universal stress protein; the protein is MFTHLLVPLDGSTLAEAVLADAQFLAARLNARLTLLHITEKNPPATIHGDRHLTATGEAEAYLRELAGRWPLPARATAWHVHEAGDQGVAAMIVDQALELGADLIVLSTHGSGVVLREKLLGSIAQHVVREGRVPVLLSRARKNGAAPRALAQIVLPLDGEAVHETAVPVAAALARAFGAAIHLIAVVPTSETLSGPEASTGAIMPNAMRAMLEFAQQGSADYLQKVRATLPASATIEVARGDPAKGIIAAAERVHADLIVMATHGRMGLNAFWSASIAPKVLTGYAGSLLLLRAPDA
- a CDS encoding Nramp family divalent metal transporter, yielding MPSPRSPELDGPIRSGDVRTVSDAHDILEGQGKKGGLARLLPFLGPAFVACVAYIDPGNFATNIQGGARYGYMLLWVIVASNLMAMLVQSLAAKLGIASGRNLAEMCREQFPRPVVVSMWVLMEVVAMATDLAEFLGAALGFNLLFGIPLLAAGLLTGVATFVILALERRGFRPLEAVITVLVGVIAVAYLLETILDRPDVGQVLFHAVVPQFADAQSVLIATGILGATVMPHVIFLHSALTQKRIVTRDPDKLRRLFRYETIDVLIAMGVAGLINAAMLIMAASTFNRSGLTEIGTIEEAYRTLTPLLGSAASWVFAISLLASGLSSSTVGTMAGQVIMQGFMHRQIPVWLRRLVTMAPALIVIAIGTDPTQTLVFSQVILSFGLPFAVIPLIMFTRRSDLMGVLVNKRSTTALAIVVAALIVALNMYLLYQTLSEPIMQLLGGA
- a CDS encoding metal-dependent transcriptional regulator produces the protein MQDYLKVAYKLSVADREVTTTALADALGVSAASATSMMKKMAELKLARHTPYYGVELTPAGRKVALEVIRHHRLIELYLSEALGFPWDQVHDEAERLEHHISEAFETRIAETLGNPTRDPHGDPIPSREGRIVDVHHQSLAEMPAAGQAGVVCRVSDHSAERLRYLGSLGLRPDATFIVVERTPFNGPIRLRLGDREISIGTELAQIVYVTTPK
- a CDS encoding sensor histidine kinase; translated protein: MSASASNAATVAASRREPIARTARRERLFTLIRFGALALLGVLGTLMPDQPGDVLASLWTIVALGALLNSAFWLFLRVQAASARWIPSLASAIDMVGLVTFISLTGGPRSSLWLFAFVVIAAVALRHGTLGGVVAAVFFSLASISLSLFAGLRPLDALYGAAVTGLAYAGVALTVGWLIREERAAVRSEHEQTQLDLQRGQADVKTFVQMADTLSRNTNYQETLQQMLELSIRGLRSRGRHDDPAAGLILLFATGPVETLYVAVASDLPPEDAQARLSPISGAVKTALDDVEAQFVTDARKDPLLCQFRMTATAPAAVVMPLRAGLALYGAAVFFGRPEMFDVFGLRAELIDVYTGQAAVAVQNAQLYEQVRQERDRFIDSEEKTRHELARDLHDGPVNQVASLTMGIDFARRLMDRDLERAKEELDGMHRLAAKIARDMRLTMYRLRPLALEQAGLTQALEQYLARLRAERAEPEFVLSVDKSATFEARLPANAAMMVFDIMTEAVNNAVKHANAGQVQVELREAGGYLVASTRDDGRGFDVAKVTAGYADRGSLGLLNIRERAELAHGDAVIESTPGQGTIITVRVPLDPAA
- a CDS encoding alkaline phosphatase family protein is translated as MGLVVPPAARGHDDHPTAGGHSMTRMPGARRALGLSTLMVVLAACAPDTAPPPATRIPLTVEAPTRLPPERRGSGVIFIDMPGARADLAERYMADGGMPALARMAAAGAMAEYLQPSEPALDAPAQATLLTAASPRRTGIFADAFRPVGQPVGQSASGADLSPDVEPVWRSAMRTGARAAVVGFPAAMLDAPAMRADLVVSAGAAVAPSAQHVLKFAEAKDWKGVPPSFSPPREARLLIAQGREPPAEFFALAIDTTADSKENYDTWLICRRKAVDDGAVRLKVGAWATVVVDSMLQTAASFKVTDANPANFIVFQSALTINQAAPVALAREVTARFGTAPAAPDADALARNWIDEGTYLQMSERQSEWLGAVAQYIGRQYAPDLLVMRVTAAQDAGRMLLLTQPRQPRFAEKGAFYAGALRHGYEIADSVVGGLRDAADLSRDALIVASPCGLAPAHTQVNLNRLFIDRGWLALQRATPPAIATGALDLARTKAFAEVNGALAHIYLNLKGRDPGGSVEAGDVEKLTGDIVSALRDLRDPLDNAPVFARVLRKTELASVPGWQNDQAGDIVAQARPGYALGGARDRSAAFEPAPVLGIAGYAADTLDMRGLLAAQGAGIRPAGRVPAARVIDVAPTLASLLRFPAPPFAEGKPLDSLLKPP
- a CDS encoding NAD-binding protein, which translates into the protein MKSFTLRDRIRYRFDNLFARGTVALIVALAAATALLIFIVSLIVVISGVGATDDSAGPDLFEMMWRSLLRTLDPGTMGGDSGSPGFLGASLIVTLVGIFITSILIGIVTSGIERQLDGLRRGRSLVVERDHVVILGWSPQIFSIIDELMEANASRRDACIVVMTDMEKPEMEEQIAARVRSRGHTRVVCRTGNPLDVTDLDIVNPNAARAILILSPENGHPDLHIIKSLLAVVSRGGERSADWHIVTQVSDARNLDVTRMVSDGRAQLVLEGDLISRIMVQTSRQAGLSAVYSELLSFEGNEIYFRAEPALAGCAYRDAQLRYADASIVGVARAGGPALLNPAPDTRIEAGDRLIMIAADDSLIALNTAGPAAVDPAALATRQPRAPEAEHTLILGWNHRGAGIIRQLDQYAQSDSLILVVADDPDAQTAIARDCADLKRQTVTFQPGQTTDRRVLDALDIASFSHVMVLSYSDALPTQEADAQTLVTLLHLRDIRERGGRSFSVVSEMLDLRNRRLAEVAHADDYIVSDHLVSLIMAQLVENPQLSPVFDDLFDPEGAEIYLKPAEDYVQPGRPVDFYTVTAAAARYGESAIGYRLQQRANDVAQSYGVVLNPRKSERVTFAHGDKLIVVAEA